The proteins below are encoded in one region of Arenibacter algicola:
- the iolB gene encoding 5-deoxy-glucuronate isomerase — protein sequence MEHNSHLQIKPKSKTGIYHQITTKSAQWEYLNFEARLMSKGETWEHDTQGNEMVIVLLSGNFKVESNQGSWETKNGRKDVFSGVAHTLYLSRNSKFSLTALSDSLDIGYGWCKVEEDFPAKFVTPEDTPVVIFGGDNATRQFNDLVPPGFGCSKIVVREVYTPSGNWSSFPAHKHDERIVDAKGTVLEPIQEETYFYKFQKPEAYAIQQVYTKDRSLDEIVRPRHNDVVLIPKGFHPVVAEHGFHCYYLNFLAGTDQCLANTTDPDHEWIYNSWTSKDKRLPLVTAEMNNQ from the coding sequence ATGGAGCATAATTCACATTTACAAATAAAACCAAAATCCAAAACGGGAATATACCATCAGATCACCACCAAATCGGCTCAGTGGGAATACCTCAATTTTGAAGCCAGGCTAATGTCCAAGGGCGAAACCTGGGAACATGATACCCAGGGTAACGAAATGGTGATAGTGCTTTTGAGCGGTAACTTTAAAGTAGAAAGCAATCAGGGGAGTTGGGAGACCAAAAATGGCCGAAAAGATGTTTTTAGTGGAGTGGCACATACACTATACTTATCTCGCAACAGCAAATTTAGCTTGACCGCATTGAGCGATTCCTTGGATATTGGTTATGGATGGTGCAAGGTAGAGGAGGATTTTCCTGCCAAGTTTGTGACGCCTGAAGATACCCCTGTAGTTATTTTTGGTGGGGATAATGCTACCCGGCAGTTTAATGACCTAGTCCCTCCAGGGTTTGGTTGCAGTAAAATAGTAGTCCGGGAGGTATATACTCCTTCAGGTAATTGGAGCTCCTTTCCGGCCCATAAACATGACGAAAGAATAGTGGATGCAAAAGGGACTGTTTTGGAACCAATACAAGAGGAAACTTATTTTTATAAATTTCAAAAGCCGGAGGCTTACGCCATACAACAGGTCTATACCAAAGATAGGTCGCTGGACGAGATTGTAAGGCCCAGACATAACGATGTTGTGTTGATACCCAAAGGCTTCCATCCGGTGGTAGCCGAGCATGGCTTTCATTGCTACTATCTAAATTTCCTGGCCGGTACCGATCAATGCTTGGCCAATACCACAGACCCCGATCATGAATGGATATACAATTCATGGACTTCAAAAGACAAAAGATTGCCATTGGTAACTGCGGAAATGAATAATCAATAA